Proteins encoded by one window of Salicibibacter halophilus:
- a CDS encoding DUF421 domain-containing protein: protein MEGTHPFATENIERNFMMELFLQAIIIYIGGTTILRISGRRSISQMTIPQTAIMIGIGSLMIQPLTGNGMWWTLAIAFVLILCLIVTEYLQIKFNRAETVISGKAVPVIENGMLHEKNLKKMLLPADKVEARLREAGITAIEDVQYATIESSGQLGYTLKPGKQPATKEDIENLMQLIQNGEANINNDGNSAQGNIFTETIDKDGNQEKQIPDKLQ from the coding sequence ATGGAAGGAACTCATCCGTTTGCAACGGAAAACATCGAGAGGAATTTCATGATGGAATTGTTTTTACAAGCAATTATTATTTACATCGGCGGGACGACGATTTTACGAATTAGCGGCAGAAGGTCCATCTCGCAAATGACGATTCCGCAAACGGCAATTATGATCGGAATCGGTTCACTGATGATTCAGCCGCTCACAGGAAATGGCATGTGGTGGACGTTGGCAATCGCTTTCGTTTTGATTCTTTGTCTCATTGTTACGGAGTATCTCCAGATCAAATTTAATCGTGCAGAAACGGTGATTTCAGGAAAAGCGGTGCCGGTTATCGAAAATGGCATGCTTCATGAAAAAAATTTAAAAAAGATGTTACTGCCGGCCGATAAAGTTGAAGCCCGGTTAAGAGAAGCAGGGATTACTGCAATTGAAGATGTCCAATACGCAACGATTGAGTCAAGTGGGCAGTTGGGCTACACATTAAAACCAGGAAAGCAACCGGCAACAAAGGAAGACATCGAAAACTTAATGCAACTGATCCAAAATGGCGAAGCAAACATAAATAACGATGGCAATTCTGCACAAGGCAATATTTTTACGGAGACCATCGATAAAGATGGTAATCAGGAGAAACAAATACCGGATAAATTACAGTGA
- a CDS encoding SDR family oxidoreductase produces MDLQLKNKAALVLAGSKGLGRGIATELAREGANVIIASRDEEQLEQTVGEIKQDIGGGELQYAICDLTNEDDIKAAVQKTVDQYGTVDILINNSGGPKAGGFDDVNMADWQNAYELNLLSYVRATEAVLPYMKKQQNGRIVNITSSSIKEALDGMVLSNTFRAGVLGLTKSLASEYAPDNILVNTVGPGRISTDRVASLDELKASKQNKDMETVRKEAEAKIPAGRYGKPEEFAKTVVFLASQANSYVTGEAMLVDGGLVKAL; encoded by the coding sequence ATGGATCTACAACTGAAAAATAAAGCAGCGCTCGTTTTGGCGGGAAGTAAAGGGCTGGGACGCGGAATTGCTACTGAATTGGCACGCGAAGGCGCGAATGTTATCATCGCGAGCCGTGATGAGGAGCAATTGGAACAAACAGTAGGGGAGATCAAACAAGACATCGGCGGGGGAGAGTTGCAGTACGCGATATGTGATTTAACCAATGAAGATGATATTAAGGCAGCGGTGCAAAAGACCGTGGACCAATACGGCACGGTGGATATTTTGATTAACAACAGCGGGGGACCTAAAGCAGGCGGTTTTGATGATGTCAACATGGCGGATTGGCAAAACGCTTATGAATTAAACTTGTTAAGTTACGTTCGGGCAACGGAAGCTGTGCTTCCTTATATGAAAAAACAGCAAAACGGCCGCATTGTGAATATAACCTCTTCATCGATCAAAGAAGCCCTTGACGGGATGGTGTTATCCAATACATTTCGCGCCGGGGTCCTCGGCTTAACGAAAAGTTTGGCATCTGAATACGCGCCCGATAATATCCTTGTGAACACTGTCGGTCCCGGCAGAATCTCGACTGATCGTGTTGCTTCCCTCGATGAATTGAAAGCATCGAAACAAAATAAGGATATGGAAACCGTGCGAAAAGAAGCAGAAGCGAAAATCCCCGCGGGGCGTTACGGCAAACCGGAAGAATTTGCAAAAACAGTAGTCTTCCTCGCATCACAAGCGAACAGTTACGTGACCGGAGAAGCCATGCTCGTGGATGGCGGTTTGGTGAAGGCTTTATAA
- a CDS encoding fumarylacetoacetate hydrolase family protein, translating to MKLVSYQEGKKEAAGILRGDELLPVENINHSDEKDFPITIQALIETGRVQELQTWVEAQGSLPDAAAIDKCSFAPLYRKPPKIWGIGLNYVDHAADLHEKAPNTEPASFMKPATTVIGPGEEIQLPLQSERTTGEAELGIVIGKRCKNVSESDAQSVVAGYTTVIDMTAEDILAKNPRYLTRSKSFDTFFSFGPALITPDEIDAVHELEVATWINGNLHRKNVVANMTFPPEMLISFHSKVMTLEPGDIISTGTPGAVPLKDGDTVSCEITGFPLLENPVKDLKIEGGKSDGSTTEK from the coding sequence ATGAAACTTGTCAGCTATCAAGAAGGGAAGAAAGAGGCCGCAGGGATATTGAGAGGGGATGAACTCCTTCCGGTGGAGAATATAAATCACTCGGACGAGAAAGATTTCCCCATTACCATCCAGGCTTTGATTGAAACGGGACGTGTGCAGGAACTCCAAACATGGGTCGAGGCGCAAGGTTCGTTGCCGGATGCCGCTGCTATTGATAAGTGTTCATTTGCCCCCTTATACCGAAAGCCGCCTAAAATATGGGGAATCGGGCTGAACTATGTAGACCACGCGGCGGATTTACATGAGAAGGCTCCCAATACGGAACCGGCAAGTTTTATGAAACCGGCAACAACCGTCATTGGACCGGGGGAGGAAATCCAATTGCCTCTCCAATCGGAACGTACGACCGGGGAGGCAGAACTCGGGATTGTGATTGGCAAGCGTTGTAAAAATGTATCCGAGTCCGATGCGCAATCCGTCGTTGCCGGCTATACCACGGTCATCGATATGACGGCGGAAGATATCTTGGCCAAAAACCCGCGTTACTTAACACGGTCGAAAAGTTTTGACACCTTTTTCAGTTTCGGGCCTGCATTGATCACACCAGATGAAATAGACGCAGTGCACGAGCTGGAAGTGGCTACATGGATCAACGGCAACCTTCATCGCAAAAATGTCGTCGCCAATATGACGTTCCCACCGGAAATGCTCATTTCTTTTCATTCGAAAGTCATGACATTGGAGCCCGGAGACATTATATCCACAGGCACACCGGGCGCGGTTCCGTTAAAAGACGGCGACACGGTAAGTTGCGAGATAACAGGTTTCCCATTATTGGAAAATCCGGTGAAAGATCTGAAAATAGAGGGAGGAAAAAGTGATGGATCTACAACTGAAAAATAA
- a CDS encoding carbon-nitrogen family hydrolase: MKIAIYQMDILAGEPETNRKKVQQWLQDVVNRHRPDIAVLPEMWTTGYALPEIAELADEENGQTQQMLKRLAKEHGIDLVAGSIAVRTNEGVVNRTLTISRAGEIIHEYDKIHLVPMLDEPRYLAGGKEKATTYELQKTAMGSFICYDLRFPELARSLAVSGAKVMYVFGEWPASRRDHWDALLRARAIENQCFIVAAGSVGSYNGAAFSGHSTVISPWGMSSHSGAPTRKKHLSPTSISRK, from the coding sequence ATGAAGATTGCAATTTATCAAATGGATATCCTAGCAGGAGAACCGGAAACGAATCGAAAAAAAGTGCAGCAATGGCTGCAAGACGTCGTGAACCGTCACCGGCCGGATATTGCTGTCCTGCCAGAAATGTGGACGACCGGTTACGCGCTTCCTGAAATTGCGGAACTCGCGGATGAGGAAAACGGACAAACACAGCAAATGTTGAAACGTTTGGCAAAAGAACACGGGATTGACCTCGTTGCCGGTTCGATTGCCGTAAGGACAAACGAAGGCGTTGTGAATCGTACGCTCACGATTTCCCGAGCAGGGGAGATCATCCATGAATATGACAAGATTCATTTAGTTCCGATGCTAGACGAGCCTCGTTACTTGGCGGGAGGAAAAGAAAAAGCAACAACTTATGAACTGCAAAAAACAGCGATGGGTTCCTTCATTTGTTATGACTTGCGGTTTCCGGAACTCGCCCGTTCACTGGCGGTAAGCGGCGCAAAAGTGATGTATGTCTTCGGCGAGTGGCCGGCGTCCCGTCGTGATCATTGGGATGCCTTATTACGGGCAAGGGCGATTGAAAACCAATGTTTCATTGTGGCAGCGGGATCTGTCGGCAGTTATAACGGGGCAGCATTTTCCGGTCATTCCACCGTCATTTCCCCTTGGGGAATGTCCTCGCACTCGGGAGCCCCGACGAGGAAGAAACACTTGTCGCCGACATCGATCTCTCGGAAGTAG
- a CDS encoding pyridoxal phosphate-dependent aminotransferase, whose amino-acid sequence MKTFQASKAIQRLPDQYFAKLEKSILALKDKGHDVINLAQGSPDQPTPKHIIESLQEAAEEPRYHKYSPFQGFRFLKEAAAEYYKQHYDVDLDPDEEVCVLFGGKGGLVEVSECLLDEGDVALVPDPGYPDYWSGVALANAKMEMMPLRAENDFLPRYNEISEEAKEKAKLLFLNYPNNPTGAVADQSFFEETVDFAHANDICAVHDFAYGAISFEGKQHDSFLQVPGAKETGIEIYTLSKTYNMAGWRVGFAAGNRSVIRMLNTIQDHMYVSLFGAVQKAAADALTGSQANVDHLIDMYEGRRNVLMEKAREIGWNGEAPKGSFFAWFPCPEGMTSDTFANKLLEEAHVAVAPGRGFGEYGEGYVRLGLVNDEATIAKALDRIAKLNLFR is encoded by the coding sequence ATGAAAACATTTCAAGCCTCAAAAGCAATTCAACGATTACCGGATCAGTATTTTGCGAAGCTGGAAAAAAGTATTCTCGCCCTCAAAGATAAAGGGCACGATGTCATTAACCTTGCGCAAGGAAGCCCGGATCAACCGACACCAAAACATATTATTGAATCGTTGCAGGAAGCAGCGGAAGAACCGCGATATCATAAATATTCCCCTTTTCAAGGTTTCCGTTTTTTAAAAGAAGCGGCTGCCGAATACTATAAACAGCATTATGACGTTGACTTGGATCCCGACGAAGAAGTTTGTGTATTGTTTGGGGGAAAAGGAGGACTCGTAGAAGTAAGCGAATGCTTGCTTGATGAGGGCGATGTAGCACTCGTGCCGGATCCGGGTTATCCCGACTATTGGTCAGGGGTGGCGCTTGCGAATGCGAAAATGGAAATGATGCCGTTACGGGCCGAGAACGACTTTTTGCCGCGCTACAATGAGATTTCAGAAGAAGCGAAAGAAAAAGCAAAATTGCTGTTCTTAAATTATCCGAACAATCCTACCGGAGCAGTTGCTGATCAATCGTTCTTTGAAGAAACAGTTGATTTTGCCCATGCCAACGACATTTGTGCCGTTCATGATTTTGCGTATGGCGCGATCAGCTTTGAAGGAAAACAGCATGACAGTTTTTTGCAAGTCCCGGGAGCAAAAGAGACCGGCATTGAGATTTACACCTTATCGAAAACGTATAATATGGCCGGTTGGCGCGTTGGATTTGCGGCCGGGAATCGATCGGTCATTCGGATGCTGAACACGATTCAAGATCACATGTATGTCAGCCTGTTTGGAGCGGTGCAAAAGGCTGCTGCTGATGCTCTGACAGGATCACAAGCGAATGTGGACCATCTCATCGATATGTACGAGGGGCGCCGAAATGTATTAATGGAAAAGGCACGAGAAATCGGCTGGAATGGGGAAGCACCGAAAGGTTCTTTTTTTGCTTGGTTTCCTTGTCCGGAAGGAATGACCTCCGACACATTCGCGAACAAGCTGCTGGAGGAAGCGCATGTAGCCGTTGCTCCGGGCCGCGGTTTTGGCGAATATGGGGAAGGATACGTACGTTTGGGACTCGTGAATGATGAAGCAACGATTGCAAAAGCGTTGGATCGTATAGCCAAATTAAATCTCTTTCGGTAG
- a CDS encoding ketopantoate reductase family protein yields MMMGLKFLVVGAGAVGGYFGGRLLEAGEDVTFLVRPNRRKQLEQTGLVLQSVKGSAKLDPPLIEKGEAGTFDVVLLSTKAYQLDNVLPDLKGFMHDDTVVIPLLNGIGHLDTLDRYFNKDTVLGGLCFIESTLTEEGHILHTSSGHRLTFGERNGEMSGRVTRIGESFEKTNADVETSIHISEGMWRKYLFITTLASITTLFNCPVGPIRESEEGRAFTYQLIDEIITVMRHTDEPIKDDFADKAWRQFMKLSEETKASMQKDLEKGLPVEADHIQGYLLQLAEKHEVSTPYLQAVYTNLKVYERMKDDG; encoded by the coding sequence ATGATGATGGGATTAAAATTTCTTGTAGTCGGTGCCGGCGCGGTCGGAGGATATTTTGGCGGGCGCTTACTTGAAGCCGGTGAAGATGTCACGTTTCTTGTTCGGCCTAATCGCCGAAAACAATTGGAGCAAACCGGACTTGTTCTGCAAAGTGTCAAAGGAAGCGCGAAACTTGATCCGCCTCTTATTGAAAAAGGGGAAGCGGGGACATTCGATGTCGTTCTATTAAGCACGAAGGCATATCAGCTGGATAACGTCCTTCCGGATCTCAAAGGCTTTATGCATGATGACACGGTTGTGATTCCGCTTTTGAACGGCATAGGTCACCTCGATACCCTTGATCGTTATTTTAACAAAGATACGGTTTTGGGAGGGCTATGTTTTATTGAGTCAACGCTTACAGAGGAAGGGCACATTCTGCATACGAGCAGCGGCCATCGATTGACATTCGGGGAACGAAACGGTGAAATGAGCGGACGGGTGACACGCATTGGCGAAAGCTTTGAAAAAACGAATGCCGACGTAGAGACGAGCATACATATTTCCGAAGGCATGTGGCGAAAATATTTATTTATTACCACGCTCGCGAGCATCACCACCCTGTTTAATTGCCCGGTCGGACCAATTCGTGAAAGTGAGGAAGGCCGAGCGTTCACCTATCAACTTATTGACGAAATCATCACGGTCATGCGCCATACAGACGAACCGATCAAAGATGATTTCGCGGACAAAGCATGGCGACAATTCATGAAACTTTCCGAGGAAACAAAAGCGTCGATGCAAAAGGATCTAGAAAAAGGATTGCCTGTCGAGGCCGACCATATCCAGGGCTACCTGTTGCAACTCGCGGAAAAACATGAGGTGTCCACCCCATATTTGCAAGCCGTTTATACGAATTTAAAGGTTTACGAAAGGATGAAAGATGATGGCTGA
- the pepF gene encoding oligoendopeptidase F, translated as MMADHTLKQRHETPEEQKWNIEDLFSDDEAWENAYDQLRQQIPDVNAYKGRLHESANVLLACLETDEKLKESLIPIVTYAQLQLATDGTDAKNQARQGKARALMSEYNQAVAFISSEIIAMSAGTIDAFFNEAPDLYKYDTPIQNILRDQPYALPKESEEILAALGEVHHAPLKIYEQSKSADVTFSPFQDDSGNEYPLSFALYEDKYEFSSKTAVRRNAYETFVDELRRYQNTYASTYNTEVRKQVITSRLRGYASVTDMLLHSQHVTQDIYHQQMDTIYRELAPHMQRYARLKQRVLGLETMTFADIKAPLDPDYEPEISYDEAAKTILEALEVMGSEYVSIMEKGLYDGWVDRADNIGKQTGAFCSSPYGTHPYILLTWTNMMRGTFVLAHELGHAGHFYLANQQQRVGSVRPSTYMIEAPSTMNEMLLARHLLNKAEDVKMKRWVILSLLGTYYHNFVTHLLEGVFQREVYNVAEEGETLTSKKLNELKYDVLSGFWGDALTLDDGAALTWMRQPHYYMGLYPYTYSAGLTASTAVSEKIATEGQPAVDQWLSMLKAGGTMEPIELLKKGGVDMSTSEPISQAVRYVGSLVDELEKSFS; from the coding sequence ATGATGGCTGATCATACGTTGAAACAGCGACATGAAACCCCGGAAGAACAAAAATGGAACATTGAGGATCTGTTTTCGGACGATGAAGCATGGGAGAATGCCTATGATCAACTGAGACAGCAAATACCGGACGTGAACGCGTATAAAGGACGATTGCACGAAAGCGCAAACGTATTACTCGCATGCCTGGAGACCGATGAAAAGCTGAAAGAAAGCCTTATCCCCATCGTCACTTATGCGCAACTGCAATTGGCAACAGACGGGACCGATGCGAAAAACCAGGCTCGTCAAGGGAAAGCCCGTGCCCTGATGAGCGAGTACAACCAAGCGGTCGCTTTTATTTCTTCGGAAATCATCGCTATGTCTGCAGGAACCATCGATGCTTTTTTTAACGAAGCTCCTGATTTGTACAAATACGACACCCCGATTCAAAACATTTTAAGAGATCAACCGTATGCTTTACCGAAAGAATCCGAAGAGATCCTTGCGGCGCTCGGAGAAGTACATCATGCGCCGTTAAAGATTTATGAGCAAAGTAAATCCGCCGATGTAACCTTCTCCCCTTTTCAGGATGATTCAGGCAATGAATATCCGTTGTCATTTGCGCTGTATGAAGACAAATATGAATTCTCATCGAAAACCGCTGTTCGCCGAAATGCTTACGAAACGTTTGTCGACGAGCTACGTCGCTACCAAAACACTTATGCGAGCACGTATAATACCGAAGTAAGAAAACAGGTGATTACGTCTCGATTGCGTGGATATGCTTCCGTCACCGATATGCTCCTGCACTCCCAACACGTTACGCAGGACATTTATCATCAACAAATGGATACGATCTACCGGGAATTGGCCCCTCATATGCAACGTTATGCCAGGTTGAAACAGCGGGTGCTCGGCTTGGAGACGATGACGTTCGCGGATATAAAAGCGCCTCTTGATCCCGATTATGAACCGGAGATCAGTTATGATGAAGCGGCCAAAACCATTTTGGAAGCGCTGGAAGTGATGGGGAGTGAATATGTATCCATTATGGAGAAAGGGTTATATGACGGTTGGGTGGACCGGGCCGATAATATAGGCAAACAAACCGGTGCCTTTTGTTCCAGCCCGTACGGCACCCATCCCTATATCCTTCTCACCTGGACGAACATGATGCGCGGAACGTTTGTCCTGGCACATGAACTCGGGCATGCCGGCCATTTTTATTTGGCGAATCAACAGCAAAGAGTCGGGAGTGTCCGCCCGTCCACCTACATGATTGAAGCGCCGTCAACAATGAATGAAATGCTGCTCGCCCGCCATTTGCTCAACAAAGCAGAGGATGTGAAAATGAAACGCTGGGTGATTTTGTCCCTCCTTGGCACGTACTACCACAATTTCGTCACTCACCTATTGGAAGGTGTATTCCAACGAGAGGTTTACAACGTTGCTGAAGAAGGCGAGACCCTTACTTCCAAGAAACTGAACGAGCTGAAATATGATGTGCTCTCCGGCTTCTGGGGAGATGCGCTCACCCTTGACGACGGAGCCGCCCTCACTTGGATGCGGCAGCCGCATTATTATATGGGTCTCTACCCTTACACCTATTCTGCTGGATTAACGGCATCAACGGCTGTTTCCGAAAAAATTGCGACAGAGGGACAACCGGCTGTCGATCAATGGCTTTCCATGCTTAAAGCGGGAGGCACGATGGAACCGATTGAACTGCTTAAAAAAGGCGGTGTGGACATGTCGACCTCCGAACCCATTTCGCAAGCGGTTCGTTATGTCGGTTCATTGGTGGATGAGTTGGAAAAAAGTTTCTCCTAG
- the pepF gene encoding oligoendopeptidase F, protein MTTHEKREDVPKQEKWDLTDLYTSEDDWQKDVDDVLAIANELNDYDGNINDGASLFAFLKKQEEMVYKLQHVFAYTMFSSDIDTRDSRAQQLKAKASQTGVKVSEATAFFMPFLLTLDEATLEQYIQEEEKLGYFENTLWKSFRYKPYVLSKEKEELLSQLGESLSAPADTYNMLNNADIPFGNVTDEDGNEVQLTRGMYSKRIEDEDRDVRIEAYRAYYKPYVELNNTIATNLAAEVKTNTTLAKIRGHESALSQSLFGDNIPVDVYENLLAAAKNNIQPLHDYTAIRKEKLGVDELRQYDLNVPLVPEMKVDISYDEAYDTMLAALAPLGGEYIEVLREFRDKRYIDVRETPGKKSGAYNMGVYGIHPFVLLNHNDDLSSQFTLVHEMGHAMHSYFSNKHQPQITANYRIFVAEVASTVNEVLLIQHLLKETEDPKMRKYLLNHFIEQFKGTFFTQVMFADFEKQTHERAEAEEPLDANSLNELYESLFRTYHGPTLVFDDEVKYGWSRIPHFYRAFYVYQYATGFVSAIDIAMRILDGDEETLNNYLQFLRSGSEDFPLGLLKKTGVDLTTSAPVDNAMKMFSDTVDAFKKA, encoded by the coding sequence ATGACAACGCATGAAAAACGAGAAGATGTTCCGAAACAGGAAAAATGGGATTTGACCGACCTTTACACTTCCGAAGATGATTGGCAAAAAGATGTGGATGATGTGCTGGCCATCGCTAATGAGTTGAACGATTACGATGGCAACATCAACGATGGCGCTTCCCTATTCGCCTTCTTAAAAAAACAAGAAGAAATGGTTTATAAACTTCAGCACGTCTTCGCCTACACGATGTTTTCATCCGACATCGACACACGGGATTCCCGTGCCCAACAACTCAAGGCGAAAGCTTCGCAGACAGGCGTGAAAGTCAGTGAAGCAACGGCTTTTTTCATGCCTTTTTTATTGACCTTGGATGAAGCAACCTTGGAGCAATATATTCAGGAAGAAGAAAAACTTGGCTATTTTGAAAACACGCTTTGGAAATCGTTTCGATATAAACCTTATGTCCTTTCAAAAGAAAAAGAAGAACTGCTTTCCCAATTGGGCGAGTCGTTATCAGCACCCGCGGATACGTACAATATGCTCAATAATGCGGATATTCCGTTCGGCAATGTCACCGATGAGGACGGTAACGAAGTACAATTAACGCGCGGCATGTACTCGAAGCGAATCGAAGATGAGGATCGCGACGTACGTATCGAAGCGTACAGAGCCTATTACAAGCCTTATGTCGAATTAAATAACACCATCGCAACCAATCTTGCCGCAGAAGTCAAAACAAACACGACGCTCGCAAAGATTCGCGGGCATGAATCTGCGCTCAGCCAGTCCCTTTTCGGTGATAATATCCCCGTGGATGTTTATGAAAATTTGCTTGCGGCGGCAAAGAACAACATCCAACCCTTGCATGATTACACCGCGATACGAAAAGAAAAGCTGGGCGTCGACGAGCTGCGTCAATATGACTTGAACGTCCCGCTCGTCCCTGAAATGAAAGTGGATATTTCGTACGATGAAGCCTATGATACGATGCTTGCAGCGCTTGCACCACTCGGAGGGGAGTATATTGAGGTTCTGCGGGAATTTCGGGATAAGCGTTATATAGATGTGCGGGAAACACCGGGCAAAAAGTCAGGCGCGTATAATATGGGTGTTTATGGTATCCACCCCTTCGTTTTGCTCAATCACAATGACGATTTAAGCAGCCAGTTTACGCTCGTCCATGAAATGGGTCACGCGATGCACAGTTATTTTTCGAACAAACACCAACCGCAAATTACGGCCAATTACCGTATTTTCGTAGCAGAGGTTGCTTCAACCGTCAATGAAGTCTTGCTCATTCAGCATTTGCTCAAAGAAACCGAAGACCCAAAAATGCGGAAATACTTGCTTAATCACTTTATTGAACAGTTTAAAGGCACGTTTTTTACCCAAGTTATGTTCGCGGATTTTGAAAAACAAACCCATGAACGAGCGGAAGCGGAAGAGCCTTTGGACGCCAACAGTTTAAATGAATTATATGAATCGCTCTTTCGCACCTACCATGGCCCGACACTTGTTTTCGACGATGAAGTAAAGTATGGATGGTCACGCATCCCCCACTTCTACCGGGCTTTTTATGTCTATCAATACGCGACGGGATTCGTGTCAGCGATTGATATTGCTATGCGCATTCTTGACGGCGACGAGGAAACGCTGAACAATTACCTCCAATTTTTGCGAAGTGGCAGCGAGGATTTCCCCCTTGGATTATTGAAAAAAACCGGCGTTGACTTAACAACATCAGCACCGGTGGATAATGCCATGAAAATGTTCAGCGATACCGTGGACGCATTTAAAAAAGCATAA
- a CDS encoding metal-sulfur cluster assembly factor yields MSDEQDFQETKERVWAELENVIDPELGVDIVNLGLVYEVDLDPDKNVAITMTLTSMGCPLAGMIQSEIKNALSGLQDVNEIGEVEANIVWNPPWDKDKMSRYAKIALGVAD; encoded by the coding sequence ATGTCAGATGAACAAGACTTCCAAGAAACAAAAGAACGAGTGTGGGCAGAGTTGGAAAATGTCATTGACCCTGAACTCGGCGTAGATATTGTGAACCTTGGGTTAGTATACGAGGTCGACTTGGATCCTGACAAGAATGTAGCAATTACCATGACATTGACGAGCATGGGCTGCCCGTTGGCAGGCATGATTCAATCCGAAATTAAAAATGCTTTATCAGGATTGCAAGACGTCAATGAAATTGGGGAAGTCGAAGCGAACATCGTTTGGAATCCGCCATGGGACAAAGATAAAATGTCCCGTTATGCAAAAATTGCCCTCGGCGTAGCCGATTAA
- a CDS encoding aminotransferase A, translating to MDDLTANINENVLHIQRSGIRQFFDKVATVEGAVQLTLGQPDFQTPEHVKEAAKQAIDDNHTTYTANGGIPELKKAATDFAREKYGLSYDAKREVITTVGASQALDIALRTILSSGDEVLLPVPAYPAYEPLIRLNGAKPTYIDTSKTNFKLTKEAIQAAITPKTRALILSYPSNPTGRVLSEDELQAIAAVLQDENIFVISDEIYSELVYAQVHSSIAFQPGMKARTVVINGLSKSHSMTGWRIGFAFAPTTLTEQMLKVHSYNISCPSSISQHAALSALTVGKDDAERMREEYEKRRDYMLRRLRDMAMPVEQPEGAFYLFPSIQTTGLDSYTFAERLLKEEKLAVVPGTAFSRYGEGYVRLSYAYDMENLTEACYRLERFMHRNAT from the coding sequence ATGGACGATTTGACTGCGAACATTAATGAAAACGTATTGCACATTCAAAGATCGGGCATCCGGCAATTTTTTGATAAAGTGGCGACGGTAGAGGGAGCGGTACAACTCACCCTCGGCCAGCCGGATTTTCAAACCCCCGAACATGTAAAAGAAGCCGCCAAACAGGCGATCGATGATAATCACACCACTTATACGGCAAACGGGGGCATTCCGGAACTGAAAAAGGCTGCCACAGATTTTGCAAGGGAAAAATATGGCTTATCTTATGATGCCAAAAGGGAAGTCATTACTACCGTTGGAGCAAGCCAAGCGTTGGATATTGCCTTGCGCACGATTCTATCTAGCGGGGATGAAGTGCTTTTGCCTGTACCTGCGTACCCGGCCTATGAACCGCTTATTCGGCTGAACGGTGCGAAACCAACGTACATTGACACGAGCAAGACGAATTTCAAGCTGACAAAAGAGGCGATTCAAGCAGCTATCACACCCAAAACACGCGCGCTTATCCTATCCTATCCTTCCAATCCGACGGGAAGGGTACTCAGTGAGGACGAATTACAAGCGATTGCCGCTGTCCTTCAGGATGAAAATATTTTTGTTATCAGCGATGAAATCTACAGTGAGCTCGTCTATGCACAGGTCCATTCCTCCATCGCGTTCCAACCCGGCATGAAAGCACGCACGGTTGTCATTAATGGCTTATCGAAATCACACAGCATGACGGGGTGGCGGATCGGTTTTGCGTTCGCGCCCACAACGCTCACGGAACAAATGTTGAAAGTGCATAGCTACAATATTTCTTGTCCCAGTTCCATTTCCCAGCATGCCGCGCTTTCGGCATTGACCGTGGGGAAAGATGATGCAGAGCGAATGCGGGAGGAATACGAAAAACGGCGGGATTATATGCTCCGTCGCTTACGTGACATGGCAATGCCCGTTGAACAGCCGGAAGGCGCCTTCTATTTGTTCCCATCGATCCAAACGACCGGACTTGATTCCTATACGTTTGCGGAGCGGTTGTTGAAAGAAGAAAAACTTGCCGTCGTCCCCGGGACGGCATTTTCCAGATACGGAGAAGGATATGTACGTTTATCCTATGCTTATGATATGGAAAATCTAACGGAAGCATGCTATCGCTTGGAACGCTTTATGCATCGGAACGCGACTTAG